Proteins co-encoded in one Dendropsophus ebraccatus isolate aDenEbr1 chromosome 9, aDenEbr1.pat, whole genome shotgun sequence genomic window:
- the LOC138800698 gene encoding adventurous-gliding motility protein Z-like isoform X2 codes for MNRPCLLSDEERRQAEEAKERARRLLHDALKKRGRLLVDDAKEYRDRVIKNNYCPLLTTDLVRDLIRELEKVTFAKNTDPEQDIGVIAYVYRSSEDRIIYLCAAFFNMDPASRTQERTIIHEVSHFLGYGHTVQENSEAVQRSPQSMLCPLTAYTVASALTSHMDHPEPYRGGSYSCCGETSRDTVCGKSKMADNLRSMQAMDYKWTQISLLQGDTAGDKTANACEDTDKSEEDSETSGEDIDTSDKEIHNSGGETDSAGKKSDSAGEESDSAEEESDSAGEESDSFGEESDSFGEESDSAGEESDSAGEESDSAGEESDSSGIGSDSSGIGSDTYLEGTHTSDDDTDTIKNTDAASPVKTHTAWLKEQRHLLRLQTSLMKIQSKVTKKQNNQFKKLVRLFKMQSKTLKLQVSLFQMQTSLLKTEKDVEEIQSDMMETQADMLETQVDMKETLDNMEKTQLDMMETQVDMMETMDDMEETQEDMKETQASMVETKADMKETQASMVETKADMKETQASMVETKADMKETG; via the exons GATGCTCTGAAGAAAAGGGGACGTCTCTTGGTGGACGATGCTAAGGAATATAGAGATCGGGTGATCAAGAACAATTATTGTCCGTTACTGACCACAGATCTGGTGAGGGATCTGATCCGGGAACTAGAGAAGGTGACATttgcaaaaaatacagatcctGAACAGGACATTGGAGTAATAGCTTATGTATACCGCAGCTCCGAGGACAGAATCATCTATCTATGTGCAGCATTTTTCAATATGGATCCAGCATCTAGAACCCAAGAAAGAACCATTATCCATGAGGTTTCCCACTTTCTGGGATATGGTCACACAGTCCAGGAGAACAGTGAGGCCGTACAGAGGTCACCACAGTCTATGTTATGTCCCCTGACGGCTTATACAGTAGCTTCAGCCCTGACATCACATATGGATCATCCTGAACCCTATAGAGGCGGCTCCTACTCCTGCTGTGGTGAGACCTCCAGGGACACCGTGTGCgggaaatccaagatggccgatAACCTGAG GTCGATGCAGGCGATGGATTATAAGTGGACGCAAATATCGCTCCTACAAGGAGACACTGCGGGTGATAAGACGGCTAATGCTTGTGAGGATACAGACAAGTCTGAGGAAGATTCAGAGACTTCTGGTGAAGATATAGATACTAGTGATAAAGAGATCCATAATTCTGGAGGAGAAACGGATAGTGCTGGAAAGAAGTCAGATAGTGCTGGAGAGGAGTCAGATAGTGCTGAAGAAGAGTCAGATAGTGCTGGAGAAGAGTCAGATAGTTTTGGAGAAGAGTCAGATAGTTTTGGAGAAGAGTCAGATAGTGCTGGAGAAGAGTCAGATAGTGCTGGAGAAGAGTCAGATAGTGCTGGAGAAGAGTCAGATAGTTCTGGTATAGGGTCAGATAGTTCTGGTATAGGGTCAGATACCTATTTAGAAGGTACACATACCTCTGATGATGATACAGATACTATAAAGAATACTGATGCTGCCTCACCAGTAAAGACTCACACTGCTTGGCTAAAAGAACAGAGACATCTGCTGAGGCTCCAGACCAGTCTGATGAAAATACAGAGCAAAGTGACGAAGAAACAGAACAATCAGTTTAAGAAGCTGGTCAGACTGTTCAAGATGCAATCCAAGACACTGAAATTACAGGTCTCTCTGTTCCAGATGCAGACGTCACTGCTGAAGACGGAGAAGGACGTGGAGGAGATACAGAGCGATATGATGGAGACACAGGCTGACATGCTGGAGACCCAGGTTGATATGAAGGAAACACTGGATAATATGGAGAAGACACAGTTGGATATGATGGAAACACAGGTGGATATGATGGAGACAATGGATGATATGGAGGAAACGCAGGAAGACATGAAGGAGACACAAGCCAGTATGGTGGAGACAAAGGCTGATATGAAGGAGACACAAGCCAGTATGGTGGAGACAAAGGCTGATATGAAGGAGACACAAGCCAGTATGGTGGAGACAAAGGCTGATAtgaaggagacaggctga